CTGCACACTCAAGATTCAAGATTCCATTTACCCCAACAACAACATCTACATGCGACATTGCTAAAAATGACAAGTTGGCTGATCTTCTCCGTTAAGCTACTGTGATTATGTGGGATGAAGCTACCATGGCACATCGTTATTCTGTCGAGGCATTTGATACGACTATGAGAGATATAACGGGTAACGAGAAGCCGTTTGGTGCTAAGATTGTTATTATGGGAGGTGATTTCCGTCAGGTTCTGCCAATTGTACCAAAAGCTTCAAGGGGGCAAATGGTTGATTCATGTCTTACCAGGTCTCCTCTGTGGAGACATGTAGAGGTTCTTCGTCTGAAGAAGAATATGCGTGCAGTGGGAGATACGTCTTATTCTGATTTCTTGATGCGAGTTGGTGATGGAAATGACCTTATTTGGGAAATGACATGATAAAGATGCCAGATGATATGGTGATACCATGGACTGGTGAAGATTCAGTATCCCAACTGATAAATGCTACCTTTCCCGACTTGGCAGATAATTTTGAGGATCAAGATTACCTGCTTAACCGGGCACTGATTATATCACTGAATGAGCATTAGCATGTTTCCCGTACAAGAGCATACATATTATTCATTTGATTCTGTGGAAGATGATTTACAAAACCTCTGACTTCAAGAACAGTTAAACGGAATGGCCCCGAGTGGTTTACCTCCTCATGAGTTGAAATTGAAGCTAGGAGCACCCATTATGTTACTGAGGAATGTTAGTGCCAAGAACGGCTTATACAATGGTACTAGGCTTATCATAAAGAAGTTATTTCCAAATTGTATCGATGCAGTGATCCTCAGTGGAAATTCAACGGGTAAAAGATTATTTCTCCATAGGATGCCAATGAGTCCGCCAGAGAATTTTGAGATGCCGTTTAAGATGATTTGCAAGCAATTCCCAGTACGTATGTGCTTTGCATTCACCATCAACAAAGAACAGGGACAAACAATTGAAAACACCTGTATTTATCTTCCCGAGCATGTCTTTAGTCATGGGAAATTGTATGTTGGGTTTCAAGGGGTGTTTCCAGCAACAACACTAAAGTGTTAATCAAGAAAGGACGCGTTGTTTATAAAGTTGGAACATTCACCAATAACGTTGTGTACAAGGAAGTTATTACGTCGTCTTAGCTTAGGTAAACATCTTACGAATTAATGCCGTTTGCAAAATTCTTAGTCGTTGTATTTGTTTTTCACttaacgttttttttttcttttcttttcctttattattttagttttggtttcatcttacATTTTGGTGTCTATTGTGTATGAATTTTCACTCGCTAAAATGTAAGTTGCATCTAATTGATTAAAAGAGATAAAATTGTGAAACagtaatttttattttgaaggcTAATTTTCCACCTTAGTATTATAGTTTGTTATCCCGTAAGTTTTTTAACGGAATGACAGATCGGCAGGTGCATCACACGTGCGTATTAACTAGTTATAATTAATATAACCCTTAATCGTTATCATTATCAAAAGCTGCATCGGTATTAGTAGCTATAATTTCCATTTCTAAAGAGTTGACATTGAGGTTAATaatctttcttttttcctttttcattaaTTAAGGTTGTAATCACTTAAGGTTGTAATCACTTTGCTAGCTACTAATATTAATATAGTTAATGATTTCttgtaagaagaaaaagaaaaagagttgtTGATCAGCTGCAGACGCATAGCATCTTGCAATGCCCACTTATAGTAAATACATAACATGCACACATTCCAAGTCAACCAAAAATAAGATAAAAGTGAAATTTTTATTGAAAACCTTATTTACCAAAAGCTACCTATTATCCACCTGCTTACAATTTAAACTCTGGGTGGAAATTTAGGTTTAAGTCACGCAAGATTTATCATTTCCTAAATGTGAGATCTGAATTGTAGGAAGGAGAATAAGGAGGTGAATAACATGCGATTTTTTTTCAAAAGCTACCGAATATTGGTGACTTTGAAGATTAAGAACTAACTGTTGTGTATTGGAGCCCATTAATTTTGACTTTCCATAAGCTTGTTAATTCATCACTACATTAGCATAATTGCAATAGTTTACCTAAATATTTTTACCAATTATAAAATTTACAGTTTCATTTCAACATTTACGCGGATGTATTGTATTGTCGTAAGGCCAAGAATTATGCTGAGCGATTTCGCTTCTCTATAGCTTAATTGTAGGGAAATTCAACTACTATGGTCTTCCGTATCGTTTAAATGGGGTGAAATCACTTAGCTGCACTTTAAAGTTGATCACATCTGATGCGCCTTGTAACGAAAACAAATCACACGGAAACCGTGCACTTTTTATCCGTGGCATACTACACGGAAAATAAGTTTCCGTTCCGCAAAAGTtatttgttttacattttttCTGTTACACTCCTTTCACACCCGATCATAACCATCCGCCATCAAATCCCAACTGATATTTTCTCAAAAATTTGAGAAAAATGTCTATAAATACAAACTTATATTTGTTATTAAATCACTCCAAATCATCTTCGTACAACTtgtttttttcactaaaatttctTAACAATGTCGCAATCTCAAACGGAGaaatcaaaacccataaaaaattCACTATTTTGGAAGACAATCATACTACGTTTTGTTCTCTAGAGAATGAAGAAAGATTTCCGGATAagaatattttttatgaaaaacTTCTTGAAAAGTTTGTGGCGGAAATACATATAAGCAAACTGTAAAAAGCTTTCGTAGTATTAGCATAATCAAGACAGAAGTGAATAAATTTTCTGATTATGTTGCAACAGTCAATGCCATTAATCCGGGCTTGGATACTAATAACCTGATATGTTTATGTTCACAAtatttgttatattttttatttgtaaataatttaatttttgtattattttATGGTTCGTTTACATTGATGTAGGATATATTGGTGAGAACCGAATATTTCAGTATATACAAGAAAACCTTTTCTCGCGATGAAGAGTTTGAGATGCTTAAAGATATTAGAAATTTAttagaggatgaagatgaagatatggatcagtgttagatcattgctcggtcgaactcacaagtgttgctatctcaagcttgttgtcaaatttagtggtcaaaactgtatcttgatttctagtctacaattagttaagtctcagactaggatagaaatgtggttgagaaacagtggatcacaACAATCATCATttcgttctaccatttgaaggcgaagatcaactgaagcttttggagaacttcattaacaaaagataAGGGAAGACTTCAGCGCTCTACAATCTATACACATACGCCGTCCACCATCTTTCTTGTCCACTAAAAAGGCTGGACTAGCACAAGGACTTTTACTTAATCTAATTAATCCTTTTGTAAATGGTCATCAACTTGTccttgtaatatctcatgctcttTTGGTTTTATAGTGAGCTTGATTAGGAAAAGAAGTTCCTGGTATAAAATCTATTTGATGTTGTAAGTCCCTTAACGGTGATAAAGTATTAGGTAATTCATCATAAAATAACTCACTAAAAGAAGATAATAAGTATTGTACCTTGTTAGAAATCTCTACCATAGGCTTAGTAGCTTCATTAGAACTCAGATAATGAGTTTGTTGTAAAGATCGAGCAGCGGTAACAACTAAACTAGTTGTTTTCTGCTCTGAATGCTCTCGTATTGAAGTAGAATACCGAAAATGCCATAACACCTTTGTGAAACCATCATGAACGAAAGTGTATGTACTTTCATAGTAATTATGAACAACACAAATGTCATACTGACACGGTCTTCCCAAAAGTAAACTTTCTGCATTCATATTAATCACGTCACAAAGGGAATAATCTTCATATCCATGGAATGAAAATTTAATCAAAAACTAATGAGTTTTCTTTTGAGTAGAAGAGCTATTTATCCAACCCACAGAATATGGATTTGGATTGCAGCTACATAATTTTCTGTACTTCCAGTGTCAATGTTCATGCTTCAATATTTTCTTTCAATAACACACTGAGATTTGAAAATACTATGTCTTTATGAAAGACATGGTTCAGTAATCAACATAGCACGTATGGCGCCAAGGAAATATGCATCATAAGACTCATGCGCATGTTCTT
This genomic stretch from Papaver somniferum cultivar HN1 chromosome 5, ASM357369v1, whole genome shotgun sequence harbors:
- the LOC113279862 gene encoding uncharacterized protein LOC113279862, producing MAPSGLPPHELKLKLGAPIMLLRNVSAKNGLYNGTRLIIKKLFPNCIDAVILSGNSTGKRLFLHRMPMSPPENFEMPFKMICKQFPVRMCFAFTINKEQGQTIENTCIYLPEHVFSHGKLYVGFQGVFPATTLKC